The Spiribacter roseus genome includes the window CGACTCCCCTCTCCCACGAGCGTGAGGCGGACCGACTGAGCCGTTATATGCGTCAGCTCCGCCAGCATGGCGACAAGGCCCTGTGGGTTTTTATGCGGCACCAAACGGCCGACAAACAGTAATTGCCGAGCGTTGTTTTGCGGCTGCAGCCTCTGCGTTGAGGGTGTTCTCCTAAACCGCTCGAGGTCGACCAGGAGGGGTATGGTGGCAGTTTTGTCCGGTGGATAACCGGCCTCCATGAGTTCGGCGTGGTTCCGGGGAGATACGGCAATCGCCCCGTTGACCGAGTGCTTCCAATCGATCAGCTGCTCACGGCCGTAGGCGAGGGTCTGCCGCAGGGGGTCATCGGCCGGGAAAAACCGCTCTGGCGTAATGTTGTGGTAAACCAACACCCTGGCGCAGGAGAGCCGGTGCAGCCAGCGCGCCGCGGGGTTGCCGCCACCATGGTGGATGAGCAGCAGATCGGTCTGGGTCGGCTCGAGGGTTTCATAGAGCTTGGCCGCATCACGCATCGACTCAGGGCGGTCCATGACATAGATCTCGGATGCCAGGCCCCACCCGCGCAGCAGTCGCTGGATGAATAACATACTGTTGCTGATGCCATCGCCCGGCGAACAGGAGACCGAGAACTGGTGGATGGCGGTGATGCTTTTCACTGGGACTTTCGCACCGCGTGATAGAGCCGTCGAACCCCTCGGTAGAGCCGCGGATAAGCCGCGAGCTCCTCTCGCATGAAGCGAGTGGCCACCAGGCGCGAGACGACCCCGCGCAGGAGTGACGGTTTTGCGGCTGACTGCGTGATGCTGGGTGGGCCGGCATCCGGTTGCCCGACGCCGACCGACCGGTTTAAGCGGCGGTCGATCTCGCGCTCAAGCGCGTCATAATCCAACTCGGGATGGGTTCTAAGGAGCCTGACACCGCTCGGCACGGATCTGGAATGGGGCGCCGTTCTATCGCCGTTATTCATCGCCGATCTGGAGCGCCACCACCTCATCCAGATACCGCTGATCGAGTTCCCGCAGGTCGGTCGGCTGGAACTCGCCGGTGGTGGTCTTCAGCCGCACCTGGGCGATGAGGTAGTCATACCCCGCTTCGGCCAGATCGCGGCGGATGCTGAATAACTGCGCGCGGGCATCAAGCACCTCGACCAGGTCGCGAACCCCCACTTCAAGGCCCTCCTCACTGGCCTCGACCTGCGCCTTGGCGGTGTCAAGCGCCTGACGCGAGACCTGGATGCGGCGCTGGGCATTGCGCAGCTCGTTGACTGCCGCCCGGGTGTCGATCACCGCCTGACGGCGGGCATCCTCCAGCGCCGCCGACTGGGCCATGCGCCGGGCCCGGGCCTCGTCCACCCCGGCGGTCAGGCCACCACCGCTGAAAAGCGGCACCTGCAACCGCAACAGTACCCGGGCGTCTGTGCCCTGAATCAGCTGATCGGTGGCATTGGTATCGCTGTACCGCGCCTCGAGCGAGACGCGCGGAAAGCGCTCTGCCCGGCGGACCGAAACGGTTTCGCTGGCGCGGGTCAGGCGCTCGCGCTCAACCGCGACCGTCGGGTTGGAGCGGCCCGCCTGCTCCAGCCACTGCGCGACCCGCCCATCAGTCGGGGCGTCTGATAGCGGCATGGACTGTGGCGTAGCCGACAGCAACTGGTCCGGGTTACGGCCGGTAAGCCGCTCAAGCCCAAGACGCGCGGCATCCAGCTCGTTGCTGGCCTGAGCGATATCGCTGAGTGCGGTCTCAAAACGGACCCGCGCGTCCAGCACG containing:
- a CDS encoding glycosyltransferase family 4 protein, with the protein product MKSITAIHQFSVSCSPGDGISNSMLFIQRLLRGWGLASEIYVMDRPESMRDAAKLYETLEPTQTDLLLIHHGGGNPAARWLHRLSCARVLVYHNITPERFFPADDPLRQTLAYGREQLIDWKHSVNGAIAVSPRNHAELMEAGYPPDKTATIPLLVDLERFRRTPSTQRLQPQNNARQLLFVGRLVPHKNPQGLVAMLAELTHITAQSVRLTLVGEGSRTAFAALHDLAARLGVSNRVEITGKVSDERLSTLYAEADLYVSMSEHEGFGMPLVEAMIHEVPIVAYAAPESSIVDTVDGGGLLLDRADPAIVAATAAVLLDDAELQGQLIEAQKPRLEALQPDRLEQQLEDFLRSLGMAPETGKGVSAAYNSGDEQRSD
- a CDS encoding TolC family outer membrane protein encodes the protein MAPRSTAIMLSLLCAVGFATSATAQTPNGDDDGPLGLFQAYQSALDYAPVIDERQSLVDAGEGVVDQAKARRLPNISLDARYTDARYETGDVRIDRETGTREQFLNTTTKTSYNYGINLTQPIYDRGVSTNLAEARARREVADAELGATRQALAAQVAEAYLRVLRARANRSLAQAEANAYRARWDQMERRLTRGLASQVDVLDARVRFETALSDIAQASNELDAARLGLERLTGRNPDQLLSATPQSMPLSDAPTDGRVAQWLEQAGRSNPTVAVERERLTRASETVSVRRAERFPRVSLEARYSDTNATDQLIQGTDARVLLRLQVPLFSGGGLTAGVDEARARRMAQSAALEDARRQAVIDTRAAVNELRNAQRRIQVSRQALDTAKAQVEASEEGLEVGVRDLVEVLDARAQLFSIRRDLAEAGYDYLIAQVRLKTTTGEFQPTDLRELDQRYLDEVVALQIGDE